In Papaver somniferum cultivar HN1 chromosome 1, ASM357369v1, whole genome shotgun sequence, a genomic segment contains:
- the LOC113317783 gene encoding ATP-dependent RNA helicase DEAH13-like — translation MTKGDDSNVLILSGKKKTKPKVKNQANATKRPPLSKSQKRKLRKLEEEKEQEAKLSESVRILEKYKIRDEAFSLLKSSGNIGQAETVKEKRLRAVQFFKAGLEAPEDDRPSKRRAKETEPCQTEVGSDDNCEDVVEDDIIQPMMVEHEPHVTAPLASSNSQQPPSCSTQCTDVGNDNCLPTKDLAVRDDSSNMDKGQKHPPTKASENQRSNTSAKVKEVTAPKVGANTDSTVSNSNVTRALVTPTFVPVSRPTEVERNRKDLPIVMMEQEIMEAINENSVIILCGETGCGKTTQVPQFLYEAGFGSSKSGLQNGIIGVTQPRRVAVLATAKRVAYEVGLTLGKEVGFQVRHDRRLGNNASIKFMTDGILLREVQNDFLLRRYSVIILDEAHERSLNTDILIGMLSRIIKLRQKIYQQQQEIYQKQQEKLSSGETISPEDMVSITPENMVSPLKVILMSATLRVEDFSGTKIFDQPPPVIEVPTRQYPVTIHFSKRTDVVDYIGQAFKKVMAIHKRLPPGGILVFVTGQREVEYLCKRLCGASKELKNKNKLKCKADEKTAESLGASSIDEGIAMKDISEACEIQGQSDQQTDTFSSYDEDYRILSEEEDEDDSYSSGTESDLSYNSEDEFASTSGKDGDHVDGLDGGNLASLKAAFESLATKKVHNPDSGEQLSLPISDGVGNASPIADGVSKPSPSSGKKHGEAHDFYPGGLCVLPLYAMLPAAAQLRVFEEVEEGQRLVVVATNVAETSLTIPGINYVVDTGREKVKNYNSANGMETYEVQWISKASAAQRAGRAGRTGPGHSYRLYSSAVFCNLLSDFSVAEISKIPVDGVVLLMKSMGIDKVVKFPFPTPPKDTALLEAERCLKALEALDSSGTLTPLGKAMSHYPMSPRHSRMLLTVIQIMGFQIMRKRKDYDRANLVLGYTVAAAAALSLSNPLMMQLNGSQANNDGLHEDDESATKNSKKDLDKQEKLKQKQLKQAAKDARTKFCNPSSDALTIAYALQLFELAQNPYEFCKENALHLKTMEEMSKLRKQLLQLVFHQVSVDESQQEFLWVHGTVQEVELAWRVSSNKHPLTLSEEEILRQAICAGWADRVAKRIRVVSKSTELDGRGNAIRYQAAMVNEPVFLHRWSTVAASSPEFLVYNELIQTKRPYMHGVTSVKSEWLVKYASSQCTFSAPLTDPRPHYKPQTDEVLCCVTPSFGPHLWQLQSHSTPIKDDAFRVSVFACALLEGHVLPCLGQAQKFLAAQPAILLKPEAFGQKRVGNLLNRLKGKSRTIDSRAMLRETWSERPRALYSELLDWFQEKHRNEFEKLWAKMQREAFLEYEDLFPRSKKSKKKGTKKKSKQLRIG, via the exons ATGACGAAAGGCGATGACAGCAATGTTCTCATTCTATCAGGGAAGAAAAAGACTAAACCAAAAGTCAAAAATCAG GCAAACGCAACAAAGAGACCACCCCTCAGTAAATCACAGAAAAGGAAGTTGAGGAAATTGGAG GAGGAGAAGGAACAGGAAGCCAAACTATCTGAAAGTGTTCGAATCTTGGA GAAATACAAGATTCGAGATGAAGCGTTTTCTCTTCTTAAGTCATCGGGGAATATAGGACAG GCTGAAACTGTGAAGGAAAAGCGTCTACGGGCAGTACAGTTTTTTAAGGCAGGGTTAGAAGCTCCGGAGGATGATAGACCCAGTAAAAGAAGGGCAAAAGAGACTGAGCCCTGTCAAACTGAAGTTGGTTCGGATGACAACTGTGAAGATGTTGTTGAGGATGACATTATACAACCAATGATGGTAGAACATGAACCTCATGTTACTGCTCCTCTGGCTTCTAGTAATTCTCAACAGCCACCTTCTTGTAGTACACAGTGTACAGATGTTGGTAATGATAATTGCTTACCAACTAAGGATTTGGCCGTTAGGGATGATAGCAGTAACATGGACAAAGGACAGAAACATCCTCCAACTAAAGCTTCTGAGAATCAAAGAAGCAACACTAGCGCCAAG GTTAAGGAGGTTACTGCTCCAAAAGTAGGTGCTAATACGGATAGCACTGTTTCAAATTCTAATGTTACCAGAGCTTTGGTAACCCCAACTTTTGTGCCTGTTTCAAGACCTACCGAGGTCGAAAGAAATAGAAAGGATCTGCCTATAGTTATGATGGAGCAAGAGATAATGGAAGCTATAAATGAAAATTCAGTTATTATTCTCTGTGGAGAAACTGGGTGTGGTAAAACTACTCAAGTCCCCCAG TTCCTGTATGAAGCTGGGTTTGGTTCAAGCAAATCTGGTCTGCAAAATGGAATTATTGGTGTTACTCAACCACGTCGTGTTGCAGTTCTTGCCACTGCCAAGCGAGTGGCATATGAAGTGGGTCTTACTCTTGGTAAAGAGGTTGGTTTTCAAGTTAGACATGACAGGAGACTCGGAAACAATGCCTCCATCAAATTCATGACAGATGGAATTTTACTTCGAGAAGTGCAG AATGATTTCTTACTGAGGCGATATTCTGTTATCATTCTTGATGAGGCTCACGAGAGAAGTCTGAATACTGACATACTCATCGGAATGCTTTCTCGAATTATAAAGCTTCGCCAG AAAATATACCAACAACAGCAGGAAATATACCAAAAACAACAAGAGAAGTTGTCATCAGGAGAGACTATCAGCCCTGAAGATATGGTGTCTATCACCCCTGAAAATATGGTGTCTCCATTGAAAGTCATACTTATGAGTGCCACTTTACGAGTTGAGGACTTTTCAGGAACGAAGATATTCGATCAACCTCCACCTGTAATAGAAGTTCCAACTAGGCAATATCCTGTTACAATTCATTTTTCAAAGAGAACAGATGTCGTAGACTATATTGGTCAAgcttttaagaaagtcatggcaATTCACAAGAGGCTTCCTCCTGGAGGTATACTGGTCTTTGTTACTGGGCAAAGGGAAGTGGAATACTTGTGCAAAAGACTATGTGGGGCTTCAAAGGAgctaaagaataaaaataaacttAAGTGTAAGGCAGATGAAAAGACTGCAGAAAGCTTGGGAGCAAGCAGTATTGATGAGGGGATTGCTATGAAGGACATTAGTGAAGCATGTGAAATTCAAGGTCAGTCAGACCAACAGACTGATACGTTTAGCTCTTACGATGAAGATTATAGGATTCtaagtgaggaggaagatgaggATGACTCGTATTCGTCAGGGACAGAGAGTGATCTatcctataatagtgaagatgaGTTTGCATCTACCTCAGGCAAAGATGGTGACCATGTTGATGGTCTAGATGGTGGGAACCTTGCGTCGCTGAAAGCTGCTTTTGAGTCCTTGGCTACGAAAAAGGTACATAACCCTGATTCTGGTGAGCAATTGAGTCTTCCCATTTCAGATGGAGTGGGTAATGCTAGTCCCATTGCAGATGGTGTAAGCAAACCCTCTCCATCGTCAGGGAAAAAACACGGAGAAGCACATGATTTCTATCCTGGTGGGTTGTGTGTCCTGCCTCTTTATGCAATGCTTCCTGCAGCAGCCCAACTCCGTGTATTTGAAGAGGTTGAGGAAGGGCAGAGGCTTGTTGTGGTTGCTACAAATGTGGCCGAAACTTCTCTGACTATCCCTGGTATAAATTATGTGGTTGACACAGGTAGAGAAAAGGTTAAAAACTATAATTCCGCTAATGGCATGGAAACTTATGAAGTACAGTGGATAAGTAAGGCATCAGCTGCTCAACGTGCAGGAAGGGCCGGAAGAACTGGACCAGGACATTCTTATCGTCTCTATTCTTCTGCGGTCTTCTGTAACCTACTCTCTGATTTCTCAGTTGCTGAAATATCTAAAATTCCTGTGGATGGTGTCGTTCTTCTCATGAAATCTATGGGCATCGACAAG GTTGTGAAATTTCCATTTCCAACTCCTCCTAAAGATACTGCGCTGCTTGAAGCTGAGCGTTGCTTAAAAGCTCTGGAGGCACTCGACAGTTCAGGAACACTCACACCCCTTGGGAAAGCCATGTCACATTATCCCATGAGTCCTCGCCACTCCCGGATGCTCCTGACAGTTATTCAAATCATGGGGTTTCAAATCATGAGGAAAAGGAAAGATTATGACAGAGCTAATCTAGTTTTAGGGTACACGGTTGCCGCTGCTGCAGCTTTGAGCTTGTCTAATCCTCTGATGATGCAACTCAATGGAAGCCAAGCTAATAATGATGGACTTCATGAAGATGATGAGTCAGCTACCAAGAATTCAAAGAAAGATCTAGATAAGCAAGAAAAATTGAAGCAAAAGCAACTGAAGCAAGCAGCAAAAGATGCACGCACAAAATTTTGCAATCCTAGCAGTGATGCTCTGACAATAGCTTATGCCCTGCAGTTGTTTGAACTAGCTCAAAATCCTTATGAATTCTGTAAAGAAAATGCACTACACTTGAAAACAATGGAGGAAATGTCCAAGCTGCGAAAGCAGTTACTTCAACTGGTATTCCATCAAGTCTCTGTTGATGAGTCACAACAGGAGTTTTTATGGGTTCATGGAACTGTTCAAGAGGTAGAACTTGCATGGAGGGTTTCCTCTAATAAACATCCACTGACACTGAGTGAGGAGGAGATCTTACGGCAGGCTATATGTGCTGGTTGGGCTGACAGGGTTGCCAAGCGGATCAGAGTTGTTTCTAAATCGACAGAATTGGATGGAAGGGGAAATGCAATTCGTTATCAAGCAGCAATGGTTAATGAACCAGTTTTCCTTCATCGATGGTCAACTGTCGCAGCATCATCCCCAGAATTTTTGGTCTACAATGAACTTATTCAGACGAAACGGCCATATATGCATGGAGTTACTAGCGTAAAGTCTGAATGGCTGGTAAAATATGCTAGTTCTCAATGCACTTTCTCGGCCCCACTTACAGACCCCAGACCTCATTATAAACCCCAAACTGACGAGGTGTTGTGCTGTGTAACTCCGTCCTTCGGGCCACATCTATGGCAACTTCAGTCACATAGTACTCCCATTAAAGATGATGCTTTTCGAGTATCTGTATTTGCTTGTGCTTTGCTCGAGGGTCATGTTTTGCCATGCTTAGGACAGGCACAGAAATTCTTGGCAGCTCAACCAGCTATTCTTTTGAAACCCGAGGCGTTTGGTCAAAAGCGGGTTGGGAATCTTCTAAACAGATTAAAGGGCAAGTCAAGGACAATAGACAGCCGTGCCATGCTTAGAGAGACTTGGAGTGAGCGTCCCAGGGCACTGTATTCAGAACTTCTAGATTGGTTTCAGGAGAAGCATCGCAACGAGTTTGAGAAACTATGGGCAAAAATGCAACGTGAAGCCTTTTTGGAGTACGAGGATCTCTTTCCTCGAAGCAAAAAGAGCAAGAAAAAAGGGACCAAAAAGAAGAGTAAACAGCTAAGAATTGGATGA